One region of Carya illinoinensis cultivar Pawnee chromosome 8, C.illinoinensisPawnee_v1, whole genome shotgun sequence genomic DNA includes:
- the LOC122274195 gene encoding uncharacterized protein LOC122274195, with amino-acid sequence MLSVNCRSSSPYCASPSHRSFVSAPENGLLGSILNMSPRISSYFCPYVQSERSLPDQASLRWDSNKELGFSNNSIPSYGTPTPKSSTELREEIATLEVEIMHLERYLLSLYRTAFEGHGPTLPDTHGSYLQYKIGSSPKLLSNQPHHNMEPQVSKDGLVIHDKMSPTGWGNSDNLGLVARLKSKSSKDWKNAGSGHHCLADHLAASCSDNTFSSPDRLSEDIVRCISSIYCKLASHPPIHSGLSASPVSSLSSSSIFSSKNACDSWSPHGNEDAAVHRRLQGLKEDSGPYTAIVEVLKIRLDDDSFNFAAKMLQDFRSLVRSLEKVDPRKMKREERLAFWINIHNALVMHAYLAYGIPDRIKNTSILKATYNVGGHCINAQDIQSSILGIRSHRSAPWLHTLLYSGRKSKTGSIGHVFALEYPEPLVHFVLCSGAYSDPVVRAYTANNIFRDLRLAKEEFIQTRVRIHKEMKILLPKVLYYYAKDMSLSMHELLEVVYENLPEVQQKAIKKYMKGKVDKYIHWLPHSSTFRYVIHGELAKARTV; translated from the exons ATGCTGAGTGTGAATTGTCGATCTTCCTCCCCTTATTGCGCCTCTCCTTCTCACCGGAGTTTTGTAAG TGCTCCTGAGAATGGACTGCTCGGAAGTATACTAAATATGTCACCCAGAATATCATCCTATTTTTGTCCT TATGTACAGTCCGAGAGATCATTACCTGACCAAGCTTCCCTGCGTTGGGATTCCAATAAGGAATTGGGTTTTTCAAACAACTCTATTCCTTCCTATGGCACTCCAACTCCGAAG TCTTCCACGGAATTGAGGGAGGAGATTGCAACACTTGAAGTTGAAATTATGCATTTGGAGCGTTATCTTCTTTCACTCTATCGGACAGCTTTTGAAGGGCATGGACCCACGTTGCCAGATACTCATGGATCCTATTTACAATACAAGATAGGATCATCACCAAAACTTTTATCTAATCAACCGCATCATAATATGGAGCCACAAGTGTCCAAAGATGGTTTAGTCATTCATGATAAAATGTCCCCTACAGGATGGGGGAATTCGGATAATCTGGGTCTTGTTGCACGTCTAAAATCAAAATCTAGTAAG GACTGGAAAAATGCTGGTTCTGGTCATCACTGCCTAGCAGATCACCTTGCTGCTTCATGCAGTGATAACACATTTAGCTCTCCGGATAGACTTTCTGAAGATATCGTGAGATGCATATCTTCAATATACTGCAAACTTGCAAGCCACCCTCCTATCCATTCAGGCTTGTCGGCTTCTCCTGTTTCATCCTTGTCGTCCTCAAGCATATTTTCTTCTAAGAATGCCTGTGATAGTTGGAGTCCACATGGCAATGAGGATGCTGCTGTGCACCGTCGACTTCAAGGGTTAAAAGAAGATTCTGGACCATATACTGCAATTGTAGAAGTTCTGAAGATACGCTTAGATGATGATAGTTTCAATTTCGCTGCTAAAATGCTACAAGATTTCAG GTCACTGGTTCGAAGCCTCGAGAAGGTTGACCCAAGAAAGATGAAACGTGAGGAGAGGCTTGCTTTCTGGATAAATATTCACAATGCCTTAGTGATGCAT GCATATTTGGCATATGGAATTCCTGATCGCATAAAGAATACCTCCATTTTGAAG GCAACGTACAATGTGGGTGGGCATTGCATTAATGCCCAAGACATACAAAGCTCCATTTTAGGAATTCGATCACACCGCTCAGCGCCG TGGCTGCATACACTGTTGTATTCGGGAAGGAAATCCAAGACCGGGAGTATTGGACATGTATTTGCCTTAGAGTACCCTGAGCCGCTGGTTCATTTTGTGCTATGTTCGGGGGCATACTCTGATCCAGTG GTTCGAGCCTACACAGCGAATAATATATTTCGGGATCTCAGACTTGCTAAGGAAGAATTCATCCAAACAAGGGTCCGTATCCACAAGGAAATGAAGATTTTACTGCCAAAAGTCCTCTATTACTATGCGAAGGATATGTCACTAAGCATGCATGAGCTCTTGGAGGTAGTATATGAGAATCTACCAGAAGTTCAACAAAAGGCTATCAAAAAATACATGAAGGGAAAGGTGGACAAGTACATCCATTGGTTACCACATAGCTCAACATTTCGATATGTGATCCACGGAGAATTAGCCAAAGCGAGAACAGTCTGA